The following coding sequences are from one Diabrotica virgifera virgifera chromosome 2, PGI_DIABVI_V3a window:
- the LOC126880625 gene encoding mucin-5AC — MTEGQDYIYTGQQAGGGFVPYQPNHNQYISPSDIIPFRQSPAGFQTLDSPQHGSYLHPDLQTSDLPVHLRQTLPQYRFPSTPRTQVINFPQNSVNHPFSQFSYQNQNQNTVPRKLVSSPSSFQTQIPQNLGSYNQDAQNLQPTTLRPNYSHLFAKHHNRDPSQTETFLGEITLQNPVEAPAQYEEFRPSRPFPEKSTDFGDVLEESAGNSIGGAGKNAFLNHRARIVAPDPSKPTSKTVVDEYFVDSNGDVYNPTAVSSTTEIPTTQSASSEQRSVNRVKTKKIISKRPKTVDLEPLLEEPLKKNYGSNNDDEVEVIKSSNASHEAINSHEHSEDEAYTHEPFDSTEFYSDEIYSSHEAGQVENYIHGNEENEEHDDISEERKLKLEPSLPITKHSSQEAITVEATKPAVVHTVPSSVEESVKQEPELVTSVVTSKTVVNNTIIASATPNPAPTTPLKTTTDPSFSIDNTTDTWVVIASVQTSRSVSGARYLPSSIVEQDVRVKLLNEHSNEELSQHHTVPKTEFEEDYDETTTEETTVVTTPKLRTSTESLNDKLDRVQSDLSSGLLTGGLGNNIAVIKEHSPEKMEISSMEEITTTTPKLPYPQVNIRKYSPSNRRTTTRKPRPRPGLRTKKPFDPNQPQGDQPRKVDDLTSFLPPGYKLNASDERSSKLLEEILSRVKPVKVEDKKIVNKTESSTVATTTTTAKSNETEKTTEHGIFKNTKADDLSKFLPPGYKLPKTEGSSTTEESIFKNTRVDDISKFLPPGYKLPKAEERTTESSSVFKNTKADDISKFLPPGYKLPKSEEKTTESSSIFKNTKADDISKFLPPGFKLPKSEDRTTESSSIFKNTKADDISKFLPPGFKLPKSEERTTESSSIFKNTKSDDVAKFLPPGYKVPKYKSSTESSVFKNTKADDVAKFLPPGYKLPRTSTQSPEEAVSIKVADLNAFKVDISALLPPGYKDSLQNHTVSSSTHIPVSSTSETKPKTGGVKVVFPSRPGGGTRRSSSRTTHKPVHEEAPRNTPPTIHKGWPSRATTEFTGWPTPSTTPISIEKLLEAAKAAATSTTRAVETTVSTTTTTTTTTTTTQKPTTPGVCSNECDLAGTIKLIGGIKWVPEYLDRNTKEWQVLANEVESQLDYVYSSSSLLNRWYKKIRIDGFSEGSVLVDYLVELNDLGRRVNTQEIKRLFHESLDDALSTLGGSNREAKSLNESIKLEGKLALGNFVVDPAYTDFLVLPKQVYPTVGYAENDVLLPQWAIAVIVIGLASLLFVIIFGVTVLVNRQKNNKKKAPTPLTEGMLNELNKNHMGGIDNYGAEDLYNMEDVWNERGYDQKPPKKRSSGSIHDNSMSNLYDSWRSEWNGYYYNAYYGNPGSSHSGYNGRRRSDYDTNF; from the exons GTCAGGACTATATCTACACGGGACAACAGGCAGGGGGTGGGTTCGTCCCTTACCAGCCCAACCACAATCAGTATATTAGTCCGTCGGATATCATTCCTTTTCGACAATCACCAGCTGGTTTCCAGACGTTGGACTCTCCGCAGCATGGGAGTTATTTACACCCCGATCTCCAGACCTCCGATCTCCCGGTGCACCTAAGACAGACTCTTCCGCAGTACCGATTCCCCTCCACGCCTAGAACTCAAGTCATTAAC TTCCCTCAGAATTCTGTGAACCATCCATTCAGCCAATTCTCGTATCAGAACCAAAACCAAAACACGGTACCAAGAAAACTGGTCAGCTCACCGTCGTCCTTCCAAACTCAGATCCCGCAGAATTTAGGATCGTACAATCAGGATGCGCAAAATTTGCAGCCAACAACATTGAGACCGAATTATTCGCACCTATTCGCGAAACATCATAACCGAGATCCTTCTCAGACTGAGACCTTCCTCGGTGAAATAACTTTACAGAATCCAGTAGAAGCGCCTGCGCAATACGAAGAGTTTAGGCCGAGCAGACCGTTCCCAGAAAAAAGTACAGACTTCGGTGATGTGCTGGAAGAGAGTGCTGGAAATTCAATAGGAGGAGCTGGCAAGAACGCATTCTTAAATCACAG GGCAAGAATCGTAGCTCCAGATCCAAGTAAACCAACCAGCAAAACTGTAGTGGATGAGTACTTCGTTGACTCGAATGGAGACGTGTACAATCCTACGGCTGTTTCTAGTACAACAGAAATACCTACCACACAATCAGCCTCTTCGGAACAGAGGTCTGTCAACAGAGTAAAAACTAAAAAGATAATATCTAAACGACCAAAAACTGTCGACTTGGAGCCGCTATTGGAAGAACCGCTCAAGAAAAATTATGGTTCTAACAACGACGACGAAGTTGAAGTGATCAAGTCTTCGAATGCTTCCCACGAAGCTATTAATTCCCATGAACACTCGGAAGATGAAGCTTACACTCACGAACCATTTGATAGCACTGAATTTTACTCAGATGAAATTTATTCGTCTCATGAAGCTGGTCAAGTGGAAAATTACATTCACGGAAACGAAGAAAATGAAGAGCATGACGACATAAGTGAAGAACGAAAG CTTAAGCTGGAACCCAGTCTGCCAATTACCAAACATAGTTCTCAAGAAGCTATTACTGTAGAAGCTACCAAACCTGCAGTAGTTCACACAGTTCCTTCTTCTGTTGAGGAGAGTGTGAAACAAGAGCCAGAACTAGTTACTTCCGTAGTGACGAGTAAAACAGTTGTCAACAATACAATCATAGCTTCAGCAACGCCCAATCCAGCCCCTACAACTCCTTTGAAAACAACAACTGATCCTTCGTTCTCGATAGACAATACTACGGATACATGGGTCGTTATTGCTTCAGTGCAAACTAGTAGGAGTGTCTCTGGTGCTAG ATATCTTCCATCTTCGATAGTAGAGCAAGATGTAAGAGTTAAACTTCTAAATGAGCACTCCAACGAAGAATTGAGCCAACATCACACAGTACCAAAAACTGAATTTGAGGAGGATTATGACGAAACTACTACAGAAGAAACGACAGTGGTTACTACTCCTAAATTACGCACCTCCACGGAAAGTCTGAACGATAAATTGGATCGAGTCCAATCCGATCTATCCAGTGGACTTTTAACAG GAGGATTGGGCAATAACATAGCAGTCATCAAAGAGCATTCTCCAGAAAAGATGGAAATATCCTCAATGGAAGAAATTACAACAACTACTCCAAAACTTCCCTACCCGCAAGTAAATATCAGGAAGTACTCGCCAAGTAATCGAAGAACTACAACAAGAAAGCCTCGTCCACGACCAGGTTTAAGGACGAAGAAACCATTTGATCCCAACCAACCACAAGGTGATCAACCACGAAAGGTTGATGATCTTACTTCATTTTTACCCCCTGGATACAAGTTAAACGCCAGTGATGAAAGAAGCTCgaaattattagaagaaattttaaGTAGGGTAAAACCAGTTAAAGTAGaagataaaaaaattgttaataagaCTGAATCAAGCACTGTAGCAACTACTACTACAACAGCCAAATCTAACGAGACTGAAAAGACAACTGAGCACGGTATTTTCAAGAATACGAAAGCAGATGACCTTTCCAAATTTTTACCTCCAGGATACAAGCTTCCGAAAACTGAAGGTTCCTCAACAACGGAAGAGAGTATTTTCAAAAATACAAGAGTCGATGATATATCCAAATTTTTACCTCCTGGATACAAGCTTCCTAAAGCTGAAGAGAGAACAACTGAAAGCAGTAGCGTATTTAAAAATACCAAAGCTGATGATATCTCCAAGTTTTTACCTCCAGGATATAAATTACCAAAATCTGAAGAAAAAACTACTGAAAGTAGCAGTATATTTAAGAACACAAAAGCTGACGATATCTCCAAGTTCTTACCCCCAGGATTTAAATTACCTAAATCTGAAGATAGAACTACTGAAAGCAGCAGTATCTTTAAGAACACTAAAGCTGATGACATCTCCAAGTTCTTGCCTCCCGGGTTTAAATTACCTAAATCTGAAGAAAGAACCACTGAGAGTAGCAGCATTTTCAAAAACACAAAATCTGATGATGTAGCCAAATTTTTACCTCCTGGTTATAAGGTACCAAAATACAAATCTTCTACTGAAAGTAGTGTATTTAAAAACACCAAAGCTGATGATGTTGCCAAATTTTTGCCTCCTGGATATAAGTTACCACGAACATCCACCCAAAGTCCAGAAGAAGCTGTTTCTATTAAAG TTGCAGATCTTAACGCCTTTAAAGTGGACATATCGGCACTTTTACCGCCTGGATACAAAGATTCTTTACAAAATCATACCGTTTCATCCAGCACACACATTCCTGTTAGCTCTACAAGTGAAACCAAGCCCAAAACAGGTGGTGTAAAAGTTGTGTTTCCTTCGAGGCCTGGTGGAGGAACAAGGAGGTCTTCAAGTAGGACCACTCACAAACCAGTGCATGAGGAAGCTCCTAGAAATACTCCTCCTACCATCCATAAGGGATGGCCTTCAAG AGCAACAACTGAATTCACCGGCTGGCCAACGCCCTCTACTACTCCAATTTCAATCGAAAAACTTCTGGAGGCCGCTAAAGCTGCAGCTACTAGCACAACTCGTGCAGTTGAAACAACTGTATCAACAACGACAACAACCACCACTACAACTACAACAACTCAGAAGCCAACCACGCCTGGCGTTTGCTCGAACGAATGTGATCTTGCTGGTACCATTAAATTGATCGGAGGAATCAAGTGGGTACCGGAGTATCTAGATAGAAATACTAAAGAATGGCAGGTTTTGGCTAACGAAGTTGAGAGTCAG TTGGATTATGTGTACAGTTCCTCTTCGTTGCTGAATCGATGGTATAAGAAAATCAGGATAGATGGATTTAG TGAAGGAAGTGTCTTAGTCGACTACTTGGTTGAACTCAACGATTTAGGTAGAAGGGTAAATACTCAAGAGATCAAAAGGCTTTTCCACGAGTCATTGGACGATGCGCTTTCAACACTTGGAGGATCCAACAGGGAAGCAAAATCATTGAATGAGTCTATCAAGCTAGAAGGGAAGCTGGCATTGGGAAATTTCGTTGTGGATCCAGCGTACACGGACTTTTTgg TGTTACCAAAACAAGTATATCCTACGGTGGGCTATGCGGAAAATGACGTTCTTCTTCCACAATGGGCTATTGCTGTAATAGTCATCGGATTGGCATCACTTCTCTTCGTCATCATCTTTGGAGTTACGGTG ctggtaaacaggcagaaaaataacaaaaagaaagcTCCCACACCTTTAACTGAAGGTATGCTAAACGAACTCAATAAAAACCATATGGGAGGCATCGACAATTATGGAGCAGAAGATCTCTATAACATGGAAGATGTGTGGAACGAGAGAGGTTATGACCAAAAACCTCCCAAAAAG